A stretch of the uncultured Desulfobacter sp. genome encodes the following:
- the fliD gene encoding flagellar filament capping protein FliD produces MATGTITSLGLGSDLDLQSLLDTQREADETIADMTLDDIEELQAQEEALSSVQSQLLTMKSSALNLSLSSTYLYRNATSSNDETTTATVLDGTEIGSHTVTTSRLASASSYMSDGVASASATVYVPTTQQSSDSYGAVTDTALEDGQTLTISYGNEDDPQTFTITGTSGGMTVEDLLSAVNDDATISQYVTASTYTDEDGIHIQIESATGTTGEDGRVDVEGSDGVTSFTAPKEELSLTVGDGEIFTFSVPAEISLEDLAERINETEDNPGVTATVIYTGTGDNPYQLVLEADETGEDNRINIISQPDGFGLNESNGRGYTMTGENAIAFGAAVTIDNTNNTIAFEEVNGDGQAVSLTAEIDAGDYATAEELAEAVEKAFENASKEDGNNADYQVDIDADTGLMSISEAGTLESVTVDWENTDSTAAATLGFAENQTIKPMDASLNSMLTVDGITYQRQKNSGVDDIIEGVALKLYATGSTTITVENDTEDIVSELTSLVETYNTLLTEINENDDYDDNEETWGTLARSSTVKALKQTLQDLITTTVDTNESITSLLDIGFEINSDGSITLDEDALNETLNSSYDDVVALLRGTDDEEGLGDILNDSFGSYALSGGYLQDEIDTLEDKVDRLGDDYQEDMERIEKKYERMAAEYTELDSYLSEIANTQSYIDTMMSTNDD; encoded by the coding sequence ATGGCAACCGGTACCATCACCTCACTTGGACTTGGGTCTGACCTTGATCTTCAAAGTTTGTTAGACACCCAGAGAGAAGCAGATGAAACCATTGCAGACATGACGCTGGACGACATTGAAGAACTACAGGCCCAAGAGGAAGCACTCTCGTCAGTCCAAAGTCAGCTTCTAACCATGAAATCCAGTGCGTTGAACCTCTCCTTATCTTCGACTTACCTTTACCGAAACGCCACGTCATCTAACGACGAAACAACAACAGCAACAGTCCTTGACGGAACAGAGATCGGCAGCCACACCGTTACCACTTCCCGCCTTGCATCTGCCAGTTCATACATGTCGGATGGGGTTGCCTCTGCATCAGCCACCGTCTATGTGCCCACCACCCAGCAATCCAGCGATAGCTACGGTGCAGTGACGGATACGGCTTTAGAAGATGGCCAGACACTGACGATCAGTTACGGTAACGAAGATGATCCTCAAACGTTTACCATTACCGGGACTTCCGGCGGCATGACCGTTGAAGACCTGCTCTCTGCCGTCAATGATGACGCAACCATCAGTCAATATGTAACCGCTTCAACCTACACAGATGAAGACGGTATACATATTCAGATTGAGTCCGCTACAGGAACCACAGGAGAAGATGGTCGCGTTGACGTAGAAGGCTCCGACGGGGTCACCTCTTTCACGGCTCCTAAAGAAGAACTGTCATTAACGGTGGGAGACGGTGAAATTTTTACTTTTTCAGTGCCGGCGGAAATCTCACTTGAAGACCTTGCAGAGCGTATCAACGAAACGGAAGACAATCCCGGCGTAACGGCAACAGTCATTTATACCGGCACAGGGGACAACCCATATCAGCTCGTTCTCGAAGCCGACGAAACCGGAGAAGACAACAGAATAAACATCATTAGTCAGCCGGACGGGTTCGGTTTAAACGAATCAAACGGCAGAGGCTACACAATGACTGGGGAGAATGCCATCGCCTTTGGAGCAGCCGTAACCATTGACAACACAAATAATACCATTGCTTTTGAAGAGGTAAATGGAGACGGCCAAGCAGTTTCTTTGACCGCTGAAATTGATGCAGGGGATTACGCAACCGCTGAAGAATTAGCTGAAGCGGTTGAAAAAGCATTTGAAAATGCTTCCAAAGAAGATGGAAACAATGCGGATTACCAGGTAGACATTGACGCTGATACCGGCCTAATGTCCATTTCAGAGGCGGGGACCCTTGAAAGCGTAACTGTTGACTGGGAAAATACAGATAGTACAGCCGCGGCCACCCTGGGATTTGCGGAAAACCAAACCATAAAACCCATGGATGCCTCGCTGAATTCCATGCTTACCGTTGACGGCATCACTTACCAGCGCCAGAAAAATTCAGGCGTTGATGATATCATTGAAGGTGTGGCCTTAAAGCTTTACGCTACAGGTTCAACCACCATTACCGTAGAAAACGACACCGAAGACATCGTATCTGAATTAACGTCACTTGTTGAGACCTACAACACGCTTCTCACCGAAATTAATGAGAACGATGATTACGACGACAATGAAGAAACCTGGGGAACCCTGGCTAGAAGCTCCACCGTTAAAGCCCTGAAACAGACCCTTCAGGATCTGATTACAACGACTGTGGATACAAACGAATCTATCACCAGCCTATTAGACATCGGTTTTGAAATTAACAGTGACGGCTCTATTACCCTTGACGAAGACGCCTTAAATGAAACATTAAACAGCAGTTATGATGATGTTGTTGCGCTGCTTCGGGGGACAGATGACGAAGAAGGGCTGGGAGATATTCTCAATGATTCCTTTGGCAGCTATGCTTTGTCCGGTGGATATCTTCAAGATGAAATCGATACTCTTGAAGATAAGGTAGATCGGCTGGGAGATGATTACCAAGAGGATATGGAACGTATTGAAAAAAAATATGAAAGAATGGCAGCAGAATACACGGAGTTGGACTCTTATCTTTCAGAAATAGCCAATACACAAAGTTACATTGATACAATGATGTCCACAAATGATGATTAA